Proteins encoded within one genomic window of Acidovorax sp. 107:
- a CDS encoding antibiotic biosynthesis monooxygenase, with product MMAVIFEVTPAPGQRSAYLDAAAALRPLLAQIDGFISIERFESLSAPGKLLSLSFWRDDEALAFWRQQEAHRSSQAAGRDHVFADYRLRVAAVVRDYGMDDRAQAPADSRAVHG from the coding sequence ATGATGGCTGTGATCTTCGAGGTCACACCTGCGCCCGGCCAGCGCAGCGCCTATCTGGATGCAGCCGCAGCGCTCAGGCCGCTGCTGGCGCAGATCGACGGCTTCATTTCTATCGAGCGCTTTGAAAGCCTGAGCGCGCCCGGCAAGCTGCTGTCCCTGTCCTTCTGGCGCGACGACGAGGCCTTGGCCTTCTGGCGCCAGCAAGAGGCGCACCGCAGCAGCCAGGCGGCCGGGCGCGACCATGTGTTTGCCGACTACCGGCTGCGCGTGGCGGCGGTGGTGCGTGACTATGGCATGGACGACCGGGCACAGGCGCCTGCCGATTCCCGCGCGGTGCACGGCTGA
- a CDS encoding NADP-dependent isocitrate dehydrogenase, which yields MTTQQPSIIYTLTDEAPRLATASFLPIIRTFAAPAGINVLESDISVAARILGEFSDYLTEEQRVPNNLADLGKKTLQPDANIIKLPNISASVSQLKAAIAELQAKGYALPDYPDQPKDDKEKELKARYSKCTGSAVNPVLREGNSDRRAPKAVKEYARKNPHSMAEWSQASRSHVSHMHAGDFYHGEKSITLDRARDVKMELITKSGKAIVLKPKVSLLDREVIDSMFMSKKALLEFYEKEIEDARKTGVMFSLHVKATMMKVSHPIVFGHCVRIFYKDAFAKHAKTFEELGVNVNNGMVDLYTKIETLPQSQRDEIKRDLHACHEHRPELAMVDSAKGITNFHSPNDIIVDASMPAMIRNGGKMWDANGRLKDVKAVMPESTFARIYQEIINFCKWHGAFDPKTMGTVPNVGLMAQQAEEYGSHDKTFEIPEDGVANITDLATGEVLLSQNVEQGDIWRMCQVKDAAIRDWVKLAVNRARNSGMPVVFWLDSYRPHEAQLITKVKMYLHEHNTTGLDIQIMSQVRAMRYTLERVIRGLDTISATGNILRDYLTDLFPIMELGTSAKMLSIVPLMAGGGMYETGAGGSAPKHVQQLVEENHLRWDSLGEFLALAVSLEDLGLKTGNGKAKVLAQTLDAATGKLLDNNKNPSPKTGQLDNRGSQFYLALYWAQELAAQTADAELAKLFAPLAKQLADNEQTIVAELAAVQGAPADIGGYYLPDVAKLDAVMRPSKTLNEALKAVAV from the coding sequence ATGACGACCCAGCAACCTTCCATCATCTACACCCTGACCGACGAGGCACCCCGTCTGGCCACGGCTTCCTTCCTGCCCATCATTCGCACGTTTGCGGCACCGGCAGGCATCAACGTGCTGGAGAGCGACATCTCGGTGGCAGCACGCATCCTGGGTGAGTTCTCCGACTACCTGACCGAAGAACAGCGCGTGCCCAACAACCTGGCCGACCTGGGCAAGAAGACGCTGCAGCCCGATGCCAACATCATCAAGCTGCCCAACATCTCCGCATCCGTTTCGCAGCTCAAGGCGGCCATCGCCGAACTGCAGGCCAAGGGCTACGCGCTGCCCGACTACCCGGACCAGCCCAAGGACGACAAGGAAAAGGAACTCAAAGCCCGCTACAGCAAGTGCACTGGCTCGGCCGTGAACCCCGTGCTGCGCGAAGGCAACTCCGACCGCCGCGCGCCCAAGGCCGTGAAGGAATACGCGCGCAAGAACCCGCACAGCATGGCCGAGTGGAGCCAGGCTTCGCGCTCGCATGTGTCGCACATGCACGCCGGCGACTTCTACCACGGCGAAAAGTCCATCACGCTGGACCGCGCCCGTGACGTGAAGATGGAGCTGATCACCAAGAGCGGCAAGGCCATCGTCTTGAAGCCCAAGGTCAGCCTGCTCGACCGCGAAGTGATCGACAGCATGTTCATGAGCAAGAAGGCGCTGCTGGAGTTCTACGAGAAGGAAATCGAAGACGCGCGCAAGACGGGCGTGATGTTCTCGCTGCACGTGAAGGCCACGATGATGAAGGTGTCCCACCCCATCGTGTTCGGCCACTGCGTGCGCATCTTCTACAAGGACGCGTTCGCCAAACACGCCAAGACCTTTGAAGAACTGGGCGTGAACGTGAACAACGGCATGGTGGACCTGTACACCAAGATCGAAACCCTGCCGCAAAGCCAGCGCGACGAGATCAAGCGCGACCTGCACGCCTGCCACGAGCACCGCCCCGAGCTGGCCATGGTGGACTCGGCCAAGGGCATCACCAACTTCCACTCGCCCAACGACATCATCGTGGACGCCTCCATGCCCGCCATGATCCGCAACGGCGGCAAGATGTGGGACGCCAACGGCCGCCTGAAGGACGTGAAGGCCGTGATGCCCGAATCGACCTTCGCCCGCATCTACCAGGAGATCATCAACTTCTGCAAATGGCACGGCGCGTTCGACCCCAAGACCATGGGCACCGTGCCCAACGTGGGCCTGATGGCGCAGCAGGCCGAAGAGTACGGCTCGCACGACAAGACCTTCGAAATCCCTGAAGACGGCGTGGCCAACATCACCGACCTGGCCACGGGCGAAGTGCTGCTGAGCCAGAACGTGGAGCAAGGCGACATCTGGCGCATGTGCCAGGTCAAGGACGCCGCGATCCGCGACTGGGTCAAGCTGGCCGTGAACCGCGCCCGCAACTCCGGCATGCCTGTGGTGTTCTGGCTCGACTCGTACCGTCCGCACGAAGCGCAGCTGATCACCAAGGTCAAGATGTACCTGCACGAGCACAACACCACCGGCCTGGACATCCAGATCATGAGCCAGGTGCGTGCGATGCGCTACACGCTGGAACGCGTGATCCGCGGCCTGGACACCATCAGCGCCACCGGCAACATCCTGCGCGACTACCTGACCGACCTGTTCCCCATCATGGAACTGGGCACCTCGGCCAAGATGCTGTCCATCGTGCCCCTGATGGCCGGTGGCGGCATGTACGAAACCGGGGCGGGCGGCTCGGCCCCCAAGCACGTGCAGCAGCTGGTGGAAGAAAACCACCTGCGCTGGGATTCGCTGGGTGAGTTCCTGGCGCTGGCCGTGTCGCTGGAAGACCTGGGCCTGAAGACCGGCAACGGCAAGGCCAAGGTGTTGGCCCAGACGCTGGACGCCGCCACGGGCAAGCTGCTGGACAACAACAAGAACCCCTCGCCCAAGACCGGCCAGTTGGACAACCGTGGCAGCCAGTTCTACCTGGCCCTGTACTGGGCGCAAGAGCTGGCCGCACAGACGGCCGACGCCGAACTGGCCAAACTGTTCGCTCCACTGGCCAAGCAACTAGCCGACAACGAGCAGACCATCGTTGCCGAGCTGGCCGCCGTGCAGGGCGCGCCCGCCGACATCGGTGGCTACTACCTGCCCGACGTGGCCAAGCTGGACGCCGTGATGCGCCCCAGCAAGACGCTGAACGAAGCCCTCAAGGCCGTGGCGGTCTGA
- a CDS encoding YnfA family protein has protein sequence MLNTLLLFIATALAEIVGCYLPWLWLSQGKPAWLLLPAAASLALFVWLLTLHDTTGAGRVYAAYGGVYIGVALVWLWAVDGIRPTPWDVAGVLVALAGMAIIMLQPAR, from the coding sequence ATGCTGAACACATTGCTGCTTTTCATCGCCACGGCCCTCGCCGAAATCGTGGGCTGTTACCTGCCTTGGCTCTGGCTCAGCCAAGGCAAGCCCGCGTGGCTCCTGTTGCCTGCGGCCGCGAGCCTGGCGCTGTTCGTATGGCTCTTGACGCTGCACGACACCACTGGCGCAGGCCGCGTGTATGCGGCCTACGGCGGGGTCTACATCGGGGTGGCACTGGTATGGCTGTGGGCGGTAGATGGCATCCGCCCCACGCCATGGGATGTGGCGGGCGTGCTGGTGGCGCTGGCGGGCATGGCGATCATCATGCTGCAACCTGCGCGCTGA
- a CDS encoding BON domain-containing protein, which translates to MALCAAGGAAQASADGPPRTNAFNDPFVQVTSAIPQCPVPEGPLYTEAEVRELAHVRSQHGGSCHRVGRCRLPNSYLYDAEIIPRVQRYIQQDGRFDDTSVWVLGERRLVTLKGCVQSQAQSDALEKAVWLVDDVMGVINLLQVGTDAAAARYPLAAPKKP; encoded by the coding sequence ATGGCCCTGTGCGCTGCAGGGGGAGCCGCCCAGGCTTCTGCCGACGGCCCCCCGCGCACCAACGCCTTCAACGACCCTTTCGTCCAAGTCACCAGCGCCATCCCGCAATGCCCCGTGCCTGAGGGCCCGCTGTACACCGAGGCCGAGGTGCGCGAGCTGGCGCATGTGCGTTCCCAACATGGCGGCAGTTGTCACCGCGTGGGGCGCTGTCGCCTGCCCAACTCCTACCTGTACGACGCCGAGATCATCCCGCGCGTGCAGCGCTACATCCAGCAGGACGGCCGCTTTGACGACACCAGCGTGTGGGTGCTGGGCGAGCGGCGGCTGGTGACGCTCAAGGGTTGCGTGCAGTCGCAGGCGCAGTCCGACGCGCTGGAGAAAGCCGTGTGGCTGGTGGACGATGTGATGGGGGTGATCAACCTGCTGCAGGTGGGGACGGATGCGGCGGCGGCGCGGTACCCGCTGGCTGCGCCGAAAAAGCCGTGA
- a CDS encoding ATP-dependent DNA ligase yields MKAFAQLFQALDATTAQSAKLAALVAYLRVAPPADAAWATYFLAGGKPRQIVPTKRLKVLAQEAAGLPEWLFEESYQAVGDLAETLALLLPLPTQPTELTLAEWMAQLLPLRTLPPDEVDTRLRTQWDMLASEQRFVYFKLITGNFRVGVSRLQVTQALATVSALDPKRIAHRLMGYTQIGRQPQASDYQALIAPVDDDANTQDAADAGQPYPFFLAHPFNQPVADMPALLGTPGDWLVEWKWDGIRAQIVRRAGAVWVWSRGEELVTDRFPELAEAALAALPDGTVVDGEILVWLPDEPQPRPFADLQKRLGRKSLTPKLLRELPVVLVAYDLLEHAGQDLRQEPQQARRALLETTLQPPDDTAIAPPPHKALRLSALLHGDGWQDLARQREAARSTGTEGFMLKHRSAQYGVGRTKDVGVWWKWKIDPMSVDAVLIYAQRGHGRRASLYTDYTFAVWTGPQDDPERQLVPFAKAYSGLTDAEIAQVDAIVRKTTRESFGPVRSVDATLVFELGFEGIARSPRHKSGLAVRFPRMLRWRQDKPVAEADTLQTLMALLPGQGVAA; encoded by the coding sequence ATGAAGGCCTTTGCCCAGCTGTTCCAGGCGCTCGACGCCACCACCGCACAGTCGGCCAAACTCGCGGCACTGGTGGCTTACCTGCGCGTGGCACCGCCCGCCGATGCAGCCTGGGCCACGTACTTTCTCGCAGGCGGCAAACCCCGCCAGATAGTGCCCACCAAGCGCCTCAAGGTGCTGGCTCAAGAGGCTGCGGGCCTGCCCGAGTGGCTGTTCGAGGAAAGCTACCAGGCCGTGGGCGACCTGGCCGAAACGCTGGCGCTGCTGCTGCCGCTGCCCACCCAGCCCACCGAACTGACACTGGCCGAATGGATGGCCCAGCTGCTGCCCCTGCGCACCCTGCCGCCCGATGAGGTCGATACCCGTCTGCGCACGCAATGGGACATGCTGGCATCTGAGCAGCGCTTTGTGTACTTCAAGCTCATCACCGGCAACTTCCGCGTGGGGGTGTCGCGCCTGCAGGTGACGCAGGCGCTGGCCACGGTGAGTGCGCTGGACCCCAAGCGCATCGCCCATCGGCTGATGGGCTACACGCAGATCGGCAGGCAGCCGCAGGCCAGCGACTACCAGGCACTGATCGCGCCGGTGGACGACGATGCCAATACGCAGGATGCCGCCGATGCAGGCCAGCCCTACCCCTTCTTTCTGGCCCACCCGTTCAACCAGCCTGTGGCCGACATGCCCGCACTGCTGGGCACGCCCGGCGACTGGCTGGTGGAATGGAAGTGGGACGGCATCCGCGCGCAGATCGTGCGGCGCGCAGGCGCAGTCTGGGTCTGGTCGCGCGGCGAGGAACTGGTGACCGACCGCTTTCCCGAACTGGCCGAGGCCGCCCTGGCGGCCCTGCCCGATGGCACGGTGGTCGATGGCGAGATCCTGGTCTGGCTGCCCGATGAGCCCCAGCCCCGCCCCTTTGCCGACCTGCAAAAGCGCCTGGGCCGCAAGAGCCTGACCCCCAAGCTGCTGCGCGAGCTGCCCGTGGTGCTGGTGGCCTACGACCTGCTCGAACACGCCGGGCAAGACCTGCGCCAAGAGCCGCAACAAGCCCGCCGCGCGCTGCTGGAGACCACGCTGCAGCCGCCTGATGACACCGCCATCGCCCCCCCACCCCATAAGGCCCTGCGCCTGAGCGCACTGCTGCATGGCGACGGCTGGCAAGACCTCGCACGACAGCGCGAGGCTGCACGCAGTACGGGCACGGAGGGCTTCATGCTCAAGCACCGCAGCGCGCAGTACGGCGTGGGCCGCACCAAGGATGTGGGCGTGTGGTGGAAGTGGAAGATCGACCCCATGAGCGTGGACGCGGTGCTCATCTACGCCCAGCGCGGCCACGGCCGCCGTGCCAGCCTGTACACCGACTACACCTTTGCCGTGTGGACCGGGCCGCAGGACGACCCGGAGCGCCAGCTGGTGCCGTTTGCCAAGGCCTATTCGGGCCTGACCGATGCCGAGATTGCGCAGGTGGACGCTATCGTCCGCAAGACCACGCGCGAGAGCTTTGGGCCGGTGCGCAGCGTGGACGCGACGCTGGTGTTTGAGCTGGGCTTCGAGGGCATTGCGCGCAGCCCGCGCCACAAGAGCGGCCTTGCCGTGCGCTTTCCGCGCATGCTGCGCTGGCGGCAAGACAAGCCCGTGGCCGAGGCCGATACCTTGCAAACGCTGATGGCACTGCTGCCAGGGCAGGGCGTTGCGGCATGA
- a CDS encoding helix-turn-helix transcriptional regulator — MKDGPHIARIAALIGDSARAEVLTALMADRALTATELADIAGVTKQTISAHLGKLLDAGLIAVESQGRHRYFRLADRDVAHLLESLMNVAFRAGAVRLRASPREPALRRARMCYDHLAGEVGVQFYEALVRQGMLQATPQGAAITPAGAQWFAHVGIDTSALGQQRRMVCRPCLDWSERRHHLGGALGAALLQRLFDGGWAQRAQDSRVVHFTPKGELALRQWLATHPDAPNLSAPQGPATC, encoded by the coding sequence ATGAAAGACGGCCCCCACATCGCGCGCATTGCCGCGCTCATCGGCGACAGCGCACGCGCCGAAGTCCTCACCGCCCTGATGGCGGACCGCGCGCTCACGGCCACCGAGCTGGCCGACATTGCAGGCGTGACCAAGCAGACCATCAGCGCCCACCTCGGCAAGCTTCTCGATGCGGGCCTGATCGCCGTGGAGAGCCAAGGCCGGCACCGCTACTTCCGGCTGGCGGATCGGGATGTGGCGCACTTGCTGGAGTCGCTGATGAACGTGGCGTTTCGCGCCGGTGCCGTGCGGCTGCGCGCCAGCCCCCGCGAGCCAGCGCTGCGCCGCGCGCGCATGTGCTACGACCACTTGGCGGGCGAGGTGGGCGTGCAGTTTTATGAAGCACTGGTACGCCAGGGCATGCTGCAGGCCACACCCCAAGGGGCGGCCATCACACCCGCTGGCGCGCAGTGGTTTGCGCACGTGGGTATCGACACGTCCGCGCTGGGGCAGCAACGGCGCATGGTGTGCCGCCCCTGCCTGGACTGGAGCGAGCGCCGCCACCACCTGGGCGGCGCCCTGGGCGCGGCGCTGCTGCAGCGCCTCTTCGACGGGGGATGGGCCCAACGCGCTCAGGACTCGCGCGTGGTGCACTTCACCCCCAAGGGCGAGCTGGCGCTGCGCCAGTGGCTGGCCACCCATCCGGATGCCCCAAACCTCAGTGCCCCACAAGGCCCCGCAACATGCTGA
- a CDS encoding ligase-associated DNA damage response DEXH box helicase encodes MSTTRRPRKALPPVAPSAAADWMAARGWQPFGFQHDVWRAMGEGRSGLLHATTGAGKTYAVWLGALQHLARADAAPEPEEAHNARTALRTRRAAAPPLTVLWITPMRALAADSLRALQAPLPDLAPTWTSGLRTGDTPSGERAAQDRRLPTLLVTTPESVSLLLARADARERLASVRLVVVDEWHELVGNKRGVQVQLALARLSGWNPALQVWGMSATLGNLEEALHTLLPQPAPSAPGAPQPPPATLVQGRIDKQLEVQVMLPARADRFAWAGHMGLSLLPQVVQSIEAAASTLVFTNTRSQAERWYQALLEARPDWAGAIALHHGSLGHEVRDWVEQGLKAGQLKAVVCTSSLDLGVDFLPVEQVLQIGSAKGVARLVQRAGRSGHAPGRSSSITLVPTHSLELVEAAAARHALAQGRIEDRHTPRAPLDVLVQHLVTVALGGGFVPDALLAEVRRAPAYAALADNDWQWALQFVRQGGASLATYPDFHRVVPDDEGIWRVPDARLARRHRSNIGTIVSDAAMQVQFVSGGRLGSVEESFIARLRKGDVFMFAGRLLELVRTQQMTAYVRIAPKGSAALPRWSGGRMPLSNTLADAMLEQLAQAERGEFSTPEMRCAQPLLELQQAWSALPTPSRLVTETLHTREGWHLYLYPLAGRLVHLGLAGLLGWRASKQVPNTFSIAINDYGLELLSAKPVDWATLLPRLIGEGTHTTIGSGLEDEVLASLNATEMARRRFREIARIAGLIFQSHPGEQRSSRQLQASSSLYYDVFAQYDPDNLLLAQARAELLTNELDMERLARTLRGMQAQTLSIHALERPTPFALALMVERFRERLSTETLADRLARMVQALEQAADATTGTHLAQHAAQPTDIVWDLPESSGPRTPRARQAAAGDAPRRARRRHGF; translated from the coding sequence ATGAGCACCACCCGCCGCCCGCGCAAGGCCCTGCCCCCGGTGGCACCGAGTGCCGCAGCCGACTGGATGGCCGCGCGCGGCTGGCAGCCCTTTGGCTTTCAGCACGACGTGTGGCGCGCGATGGGCGAGGGCCGCTCGGGCCTGCTGCACGCCACCACGGGCGCGGGCAAGACCTATGCGGTGTGGCTGGGCGCGCTGCAGCACCTGGCGCGGGCCGATGCCGCACCGGAGCCTGAAGAAGCCCACAACGCCCGCACCGCCCTGCGCACGCGCCGCGCTGCGGCACCACCCCTCACCGTGCTGTGGATCACGCCCATGCGCGCATTGGCTGCCGATTCGCTGCGCGCGCTGCAGGCGCCACTGCCCGACCTGGCCCCCACCTGGACCAGCGGCCTGCGCACCGGCGACACCCCCAGCGGCGAGCGCGCAGCGCAAGACCGCCGCCTGCCCACGCTGCTGGTGACCACGCCCGAAAGCGTCTCGCTGCTGCTGGCCCGTGCCGATGCGCGCGAACGCCTGGCCAGCGTGCGCCTAGTGGTGGTGGACGAGTGGCACGAGCTGGTGGGCAACAAGCGCGGCGTGCAGGTGCAACTGGCGCTGGCGCGCCTGTCCGGCTGGAACCCTGCGCTGCAGGTGTGGGGCATGTCGGCCACGCTGGGCAACCTGGAGGAGGCCCTGCACACCTTGCTGCCCCAACCTGCGCCCAGCGCGCCCGGCGCGCCGCAACCACCGCCCGCCACGCTGGTGCAGGGCCGCATCGACAAGCAGCTGGAGGTGCAGGTGATGCTGCCCGCGCGGGCCGACCGCTTTGCCTGGGCGGGCCACATGGGGCTGAGCCTGCTGCCGCAGGTGGTGCAGTCGATCGAAGCGGCGGCGTCCACCCTGGTGTTCACCAACACCCGGTCGCAAGCCGAGCGCTGGTACCAGGCGCTGCTGGAGGCGCGGCCCGACTGGGCCGGCGCCATTGCGCTACACCACGGGTCGCTGGGGCATGAGGTACGCGACTGGGTGGAGCAAGGCCTCAAGGCCGGGCAGCTCAAGGCAGTGGTCTGTACGTCCAGCCTGGACCTGGGCGTGGACTTTTTGCCCGTGGAACAGGTGCTGCAGATCGGCTCGGCCAAGGGCGTGGCGCGGCTGGTGCAGCGCGCGGGCCGCTCGGGCCATGCGCCGGGGCGCAGCTCCAGCATCACACTGGTGCCCACGCACAGCCTGGAGCTGGTGGAAGCTGCCGCCGCGCGCCATGCGCTGGCACAGGGCCGCATTGAAGACCGGCACACGCCACGTGCGCCGCTGGATGTGCTGGTACAGCACCTGGTCACGGTGGCGCTGGGCGGCGGCTTTGTGCCCGATGCACTGCTGGCCGAAGTGCGCCGCGCCCCGGCCTACGCGGCCTTGGCCGACAACGACTGGCAGTGGGCACTGCAGTTCGTGCGCCAGGGTGGCGCATCGCTGGCCACCTACCCGGACTTTCACCGCGTGGTGCCCGACGACGAAGGTATCTGGCGCGTGCCCGATGCCCGCCTGGCGCGTCGCCACCGCAGCAACATCGGCACCATCGTGAGCGACGCCGCCATGCAGGTGCAGTTTGTGAGCGGCGGGCGACTAGGGTCGGTGGAAGAGAGCTTTATCGCCCGGCTACGCAAGGGCGATGTGTTCATGTTTGCAGGCCGGCTGCTGGAGCTGGTGCGCACCCAGCAGATGACGGCCTATGTGCGCATCGCCCCCAAGGGCAGCGCCGCCCTGCCGCGCTGGAGCGGCGGGCGCATGCCGCTGTCGAACACGCTGGCCGATGCGATGCTGGAGCAGCTGGCGCAGGCCGAGCGCGGCGAGTTCTCCACGCCCGAGATGCGCTGCGCCCAGCCGCTGCTGGAGCTGCAGCAGGCCTGGTCGGCCCTGCCCACACCCAGCCGCCTGGTGACCGAGACCCTGCACACCCGCGAGGGCTGGCACCTGTACCTGTACCCGCTGGCTGGCCGCCTGGTGCACCTGGGCCTGGCCGGCCTGCTGGGCTGGCGCGCGTCGAAACAAGTGCCCAACACCTTCTCCATCGCAATCAACGACTACGGGCTGGAGCTGCTGTCGGCCAAGCCCGTGGACTGGGCCACGCTGCTGCCGCGCCTGATTGGCGAAGGCACGCACACCACCATCGGCAGCGGGCTCGAAGACGAAGTGCTGGCCAGCCTGAACGCCACCGAGATGGCGCGCAGGCGCTTCCGCGAGATCGCGCGCATTGCGGGGCTCATCTTTCAAAGCCACCCCGGCGAGCAGCGCAGCAGCCGCCAGTTGCAGGCGTCGTCGTCGCTGTACTACGACGTGTTTGCCCAGTACGACCCCGACAACCTGCTGCTGGCCCAGGCACGCGCTGAGCTGCTAACGAACGAACTGGACATGGAGCGCCTGGCGCGCACGCTGCGCGGCATGCAGGCGCAGACCCTGTCCATCCACGCGCTGGAGCGCCCCACCCCATTCGCCCTGGCGCTGATGGTGGAGCGCTTTCGCGAACGCCTGAGCACCGAGACCCTGGCCGACCGGCTGGCGCGCATGGTGCAGGCGCTGGAGCAAGCGGCCGACGCCACCACGGGCACGCACCTTGCGCAGCATGCCGCGCAGCCCACGGACATCGTGTGGGACCTGCCCGAAAGCTCTGGGCCCCGCACACCTCGCGCGCGCCAGGCTGCGGCTGGGGACGCCCCGCGCCGCGCCCGCAGACGCCACGGATTCTGA
- the pdeM gene encoding ligase-associated DNA damage response endonuclease PdeM, with product MTTLPFHTSAPETQAVPALPMGSHAITLPCGTALQLLPQRALWWPATRMVLVADVHFGKAATFRRAGQPVPHGTTADNLERLDAVLAATGADHLVFLGDFLHARSGAADALWQQLLPWRQRHAHVAMTLVRGNHDLHAGDPPAALAVALVNEPWLPCAEAPVLACHHPQAVAGHTVIAGHLHPTLRLRGPARDALRTPCFGWGNGQLVLPAFGAFTGTAPDTLPAHWAQFAVLPGRVVAVPGTFS from the coding sequence ATGACCACGCTTCCCTTTCACACATCCGCCCCCGAGACGCAGGCCGTCCCTGCGCTCCCCATGGGTTCCCACGCCATCACCCTCCCCTGCGGCACCGCCCTCCAGCTGCTGCCCCAGCGCGCGCTGTGGTGGCCCGCCACACGCATGGTGCTGGTGGCGGATGTGCATTTCGGCAAGGCGGCCACCTTCCGCCGCGCGGGGCAGCCGGTGCCCCATGGCACCACGGCCGACAACCTAGAGCGGCTGGATGCGGTGCTGGCTGCCACTGGTGCCGACCACCTGGTGTTCTTGGGGGACTTTCTGCACGCGCGCAGCGGCGCGGCCGATGCGCTGTGGCAGCAGTTGCTGCCCTGGCGCCAGCGCCATGCGCATGTGGCGATGACCCTGGTGCGCGGCAACCACGACCTGCATGCAGGCGACCCACCGGCGGCGCTGGCGGTGGCGCTGGTCAACGAGCCCTGGTTGCCCTGCGCCGAGGCGCCGGTGCTGGCCTGCCACCACCCGCAGGCGGTGGCGGGCCACACGGTGATTGCCGGGCACCTGCACCCCACGCTGCGGCTGCGCGGCCCGGCACGCGATGCGCTGCGGACGCCCTGCTTTGGCTGGGGCAACGGGCAGTTGGTCCTGCCCGCCTTCGGGGCCTTCACCGGCACGGCGCCCGACACCCTGCCTGCGCACTGGGCGCAGTTTGCGGTGCTGCCTGGCCGGGTGGTGGCTGTTCCAGGGACTTTTTCGTAG
- a CDS encoding NIPSNAP family protein → MITCFIRYEIDPFQREAFAEYARRWGQIIPRCGGHLLGYFLPHEGSNYEAWGLIGFDSLAAYEAYRARLRADPEGRANFALAQDKRFILREERTFTQGVEGTLGLPAHPQGAVT, encoded by the coding sequence ATGATCACCTGCTTTATCCGCTACGAGATCGACCCCTTCCAGCGCGAGGCGTTTGCCGAATACGCGCGCCGCTGGGGCCAGATCATTCCCCGCTGCGGCGGCCATTTGCTGGGCTACTTTCTGCCGCACGAAGGCAGCAACTACGAGGCCTGGGGTTTGATCGGTTTTGACTCCCTGGCCGCCTATGAGGCCTACCGTGCCCGCCTGCGCGCCGACCCCGAAGGCCGCGCCAACTTTGCTCTGGCGCAGGACAAGCGCTTCATCCTGCGCGAGGAGCGCACGTTCACGCAGGGGGTGGAAGGCACACTGGGCCTGCCTGCCCACCCACAGGGGGCCGTCACATGA
- a CDS encoding ligase-associated DNA damage response exonuclease, translating into MLRNDLIVHRPEGLYCPHGDFYIDPWRPVERAVITHAHSDHARMGSAHYLAHEDSAGTLRNRLGADIALQTLAYGKVIDHHGVRVSLHPAGHVLGSAQVRVEHGGQVWVASGDYKLEDDGTCPPFEPMRCHTFITESTFGLPIYRWPSQPVLFADINAWWTANAAAGKASVLYAYAFGKAQRLLHGVDASIGPIVVHGAVEPLNAVYRAAGVDLPPTLRVTDPGLTKADLKRALVLAPPSAAGTPWLSRFGEHSDAFASGWMLVRGARRRRGVDRGFVMSDHADWPSLQKAIGATGAERIIVTHGSTAVMVRWLCEQGLDAQVFATEYGADDNEDDAGAAPEVPGSTPTPEAAA; encoded by the coding sequence ATGCTCCGCAATGACTTGATCGTCCACCGCCCCGAAGGCCTGTACTGCCCGCATGGCGACTTCTACATCGACCCCTGGCGGCCGGTGGAGCGGGCCGTGATCACACACGCCCATTCAGACCACGCACGCATGGGCTCGGCCCACTACCTGGCACACGAGGACAGCGCGGGCACGCTGCGCAACCGGCTGGGGGCGGACATCGCACTACAGACACTGGCCTACGGCAAGGTCATCGACCACCATGGCGTGCGCGTTTCGCTGCACCCAGCGGGCCATGTGCTGGGCTCGGCCCAGGTGCGCGTCGAACACGGCGGCCAAGTATGGGTGGCCTCGGGCGACTACAAGCTCGAAGACGATGGCACCTGCCCACCGTTCGAGCCGATGCGCTGCCACACCTTCATCACCGAATCCACCTTTGGCCTGCCCATCTACCGCTGGCCCTCGCAGCCCGTGCTGTTTGCCGACATCAATGCCTGGTGGACGGCCAACGCTGCGGCGGGCAAGGCCAGCGTGCTGTATGCGTATGCCTTCGGCAAGGCGCAGCGGCTGCTGCATGGCGTGGATGCCAGCATCGGGCCCATCGTGGTGCATGGCGCGGTGGAGCCGCTCAATGCCGTGTATCGCGCGGCCGGTGTAGACCTACCACCTACGCTGCGTGTGACGGACCCAGGCCTGACCAAGGCGGACCTGAAACGCGCACTGGTGCTGGCCCCGCCCTCGGCAGCGGGCACACCGTGGCTCAGCCGGTTTGGCGAACACTCCGACGCGTTTGCCAGCGGCTGGATGCTGGTGCGCGGCGCACGCCGACGCCGGGGCGTAGACCGGGGCTTTGTGATGAGCGACCACGCCGACTGGCCGAGCCTGCAGAAAGCCATTGGCGCCACGGGCGCGGAGCGCATCATCGTGACGCATGGCAGCACGGCCGTGATGGTGCGCTGGCTGTGCGAGCAAGGGCTGGACGCCCAGGTGTTCGCCACCGAATACGGCGCCGATGACAACGAGGACGATGCAGGGGCGGCGCCTGAGGTGCCAGGCAGCACACCTACACCCGAGGCAGCCGCATGA